In Heteronotia binoei isolate CCM8104 ecotype False Entrance Well chromosome 5, APGP_CSIRO_Hbin_v1, whole genome shotgun sequence, the DNA window TACTTCATTCATTTGCACACTCTAAAggctcaaaaggtttctcccctatgtgggttctcttatgcttttgaagagtgctactctcactgaatctctttccacactctaagcatttaaaagatttctcccctgtgtgggttctttgatgacaaTGAAGATGGCTACTgcaaatgaatctctttccacactctgagcattcaaaaggtttctcccctgtgtgggttctgtgatgaTAATAAAGACGGCTACTGCAACTGAATGTCTTCCCACACTCTaaacatttaaaaggtttctcccctgagtgAGTTCTGTGATGGTCTTGAAGATAGCCGCTCTGACTGAAtgtcttcccacactctaagcatttaaaaggtttctcccctgtgtggattctttgatgcactTGAAGACAGTTTCTTcgactgaatgtctttccacagtctaagcatttaaaaggtttctcccctgtatggattctcTGATGATCTTGAAGACTGTGACTTTGAcagaatcttttcccacactctgagcattcaaaaggtttctctcctgtgtgggttctttgatgcacttgaagactgctactccaaatgaatctctttccacatattgaacatttaaaaggtttctcccctgtatgcaTTCTTTGATGACGATGAAGACatctactgtgactgaatctctttccacactcgaaGCATTCGAGTGTGGATacaggtttctcccctgtgtgaattctctgatgctcttgaagacagTTTCTCTGACTGAaagtctttccacactctaagcatttaaaaggtttctcccctgtgtgaattctgtgatgcttttgaagactgccactctgattgaatctccttccacactctaagcattcaaatggtttctcccctgtgtgggttctctgatgccgtttAAGAGTGCCACTcctactgaatttctttccacaatctgagcactcaaaaggtttgtcccctgtgtgggttctctggtgcttcTGAAGAGCAGAATTCTCaatgaatcttttcccacattctgagcattcaaaaggtttctcccttttGTGGATCCTTTGATGGTATTGAAGACTGCgattttgactgaatctctttccacactctgagcattcaaaaggtttctcccctatgtggTTTCTATGATGCAATTGAAGACTGCgattttgactgaatctctttccacacaatgagcattcaaaaggtttctcccctatgtggTTTCTATGATGCAATTGAAGACTGCgattttgactgaatctctttccacactctgagcattcaaaaggtttctctcctgtgtgggttctccggTGCCGTTGAAAATTGAAACTgctactgaatttctttccacattctgagcactcaaaaggtttgtcccctgtgtgggttctctgatgcagttgaagattgcgattttgactgaatctctttccacattctgagcattcaaaaggtttgtccCCTGTGTGGGAACTCTGATGCCGTTTAAGAGTGCCATTcctactgaatttctttccacattctgagcactcaaaaggtttctcacctcTGTGGATGCTTTGATGCAGTCGAAGATTGCGATtttgactgaatcttttcccacattctgagcattcaaaaggtttctcccctgtgtgggttctctgatgtcgTTGAAGATGGTCACTCCTACTGAATTtcattccacattctgagcactcaaaaggtttctcacctcTGTGGATGCTTTGATGCAGTCGAAGATTGCGATtttgactgaatcttttcccacattctgagcattcaaaaggtttgtccCCTGTGTGCGATCTCTGATGCTGTTTAAGAGCGGtattctgactgaatttctttccacacactgaacattcaaaagatttctttcctttttgtATTCTTTGGTTCCCAAGAAGCTGTGGTCTATATCTGAAGTCCTTTCTGCACTGAATGGATTTTCTCATCTCCATTCTATTGTGCTTGAGGAAATGTACATTACGCTTGCTTCCATTTCTCTTCTCAACCAAACTGCTGTCTTTCTGTCTCTTGGGTCTGCCTTGATTCCTGACGCTTCCCTTCAAATCTTCATTAATAATTTTATCTGTCCCATGAAGATGAaattcctcaccctcctcagttGTCTGATCAACCTGTGCTGGAACAAAATGAGACACAGCATTAGTACCTGGGAGGGCAGGTAAGGGCTGTAACCAGGAGGGGGTTCCTAACTTATAGGAGCACCCCAACCGGCAGTGGGGTCCCCATTTCCTGCCTGAACAGGAAGTTCcttgtcagaaacaggccaagtgaaGACACTCTCTGCAAAGGCCACAGAACTTGCCCCAGGGCTTGTCTGACCATATAAGATTacaacatagggaataatggagtgcccagcagacatcccccccccctgttttctgatgaccctgaagtggggggaggtcctccaaaccgagGCATcctctacccccacctggggattgtgcaatcCAAACAGAGAATCATGGTTGAGAGTAGAAAATAAAAGAACCCCACCAGGTTCCGTGACAAACAGCCTCCTCAAAAAAAGAGAAactaatacaaataattataaatACTCAGTATACTCTAATCACTCTCATACAAAATATTTAACAAGTCATACCCTGACAATAAACACCATCATATGTGCAGAAGGAGGACTTAAATAACCATATACAGAGTCCAATCCTGGAATGCAGAAGAAAAGTCCTTTAACTTGAATCAAAGTCCCCAGTTCAGTTCCTTGCAGACCATATAGCGGTAAAATTCCACAACCTTTAGATGtcttgtataagaacataagagaagccatattggatcaggccaatggcccatcaaggccaacactctgtgtcacataagaacataagagaagccctgttggatcaggccaatggcccatccagtccaacactctgtgtcacataagaacataagagaagccatgttggatcaggccaatggcccatccaggccaacactctgtgtcacgcagtggccaagaaaccaggtgctataaggaggtccatcagtggggccaggacactagaaggcctcccactgtgccccctcccccaagcaccaagaacacagagcatccctgccccagacgtaagagaaaccatgttggatcaagccaatggcctctccagtccgacactctgtgtcacacagtggccaagaaaccaggtgccaacaggaggtccatcagtggggccaggacaccagaagcccttccactgttgtccccaccaagcaccaagaatacagagcatcactgccccagacacagagtcccaacaatatgctgtggctaatagccactgatggacctttgctccataatcTTAGTAACGCAACAAACACAGCGATGAGGTAGTACTTTTATCTTCCCCCGTTCTGATAAAAGCTTTGACTAGCTTTGTTAAGAATAAAAACATTAGCCTACAATTCTTCCAAAACCTTAAAAATACACCCGCAAatgttgacaaccctcatctacggctccgaatcgtgggttttatactgtcatcacctgcgactccttgagcgctttcatcagcgctgccttcgcaccatcctcaacatccactggagtgactttgtgaccaacactgaagtcctcaagagggtgaaggttacaagcatcgaagcactgctgttgaagacgcagctgcgctgggcagggcatatttctaggatggaaaaccaccgccttcccaagattgctctgtatggcgaactttccaccggccatcgaaatagaggggcaccaaagaagaggtacaaggactccttgaagaaatcccttggcacctgtcgcatcaaccatcaccagtggtctgacctagcctcagatcgcaaagcatggaggcacaccatccaccaggctgtctcttcctttgagaacgcacgcatagctggtcttgaggacaaaaggagattgaggaagaatcgcactgctacagcaccaacgctaaatcagacttttccctgcagccactgtggccggacctgcctgtcccgcattggtcttgtcagccaccagcgagcctgcagcagacgtggactattgcacccttcttaaatcttcgctcacgaagccaagccgagagagagaggcccACCAGTACCGGCCCACCACCCCATGGCACCTTAGGCAGACTTGATGCCTGCCGTCCCCTTCACAGTGCCCCCCCTCGCagctcgacccccccccccccgtgcttcccctctccctgccgtgcctcttcctccctcccttctgcaccccatgtcaatttcaatgccagaacgGGACTCTAGCACTTCGTTCCTGGACATCTAAAGGCGCGCTGGTCCTCGCAGACAGAGAGCGTGGCTGTGCCATGTGGTtttacccgctgatcagctgatcggcagggggggGTGTGTGCACGTGCGCCTTTAGATACCCaagaatcagtattgtctactcagactggcagcggctctccagggtctcaagctgaggttttcacgcctacttgcctggaccctttttagttgcagatgccggggattgaacctgggaccttctgcttcccaagcagatgctctacccctgagccacagccccattcatggctctccagggtctccagctgaggttcttcacgcctacttgcctcgaccctttttagttggagattccggggattgtacctgggaccttctgcttaccaagcagatgctctacccctgagccacagccccattcatggctctccagggtctccagctgaggttcttcacgcctacttgcctggactcttttgagttggacatgccggggattgaacctgggaccctctgcttaccaagcagatgctctacccctgagccacagccccattcatggctctccagggtctccagctgaggttcttcacgcctacttgcctggaccctttttagttggacatgccggggattgaacctgggaccttctgcttc includes these proteins:
- the LOC132570869 gene encoding LOW QUALITY PROTEIN: zinc finger protein 850-like (The sequence of the model RefSeq protein was modified relative to this genomic sequence to represent the inferred CDS: substituted 1 base at 1 genomic stop codon), whose amino-acid sequence is MWEPSQKIEAMLPEVDGASLEQEQRAQALERTQDALSLPSGCGEMLLRCRLFRGVEAAAEPPAQHQRTHTGEKPFECSECAKRFSDRRNLKHHQRTHTGEKPFECSECVKKFSQNRNLQLHQSIHRGEKPFECSECGKRFSWSGSLHQHQRTHTGEKPFECSDCGKRFSNSSHLQDHQRTHTGERPFECSECGKRFSQSSSLQQHQRTHTGEKPFECSECKNRFSHSSSLKQHQRTHTGEKPFVCSECGNRFSHSSSLKQHQRTHTGEKAFECSECGKRFSWSGTLLRHQKTHTGEKPFDCSKCGKKFSDRRTLQQHQKTHTGEKPFTCSECGKRFGRNGTLQRHQRTHTGEKPFECSECGKRFSQIGTLQRHQRIHTGEKPFLCSECGKRFSHSSSLKQHQRTHTGEKPFXCSECGKRFTYNTALKQHQRSHTGDKPFECSECGKRFSQNRNLRLHQSIHRGEKPFECSECGMKFSRSDHLQRHQRTHTGEKPFECSECGKRFSQNRNLRLHQSIHRGEKPFECSECGKKFSRNGTLKRHQSSHTGDKPFECSECGKRFSQNRNLQLHQRTHTGDKPFECSECGKKFSSSFNFQRHRRTHTGEKPFECSECGKRFSQNRSLQLHHRNHIGEKPFECSLCGKRFSQNRSLQLHHRNHIGEKPFECSECGKRFSQNRSLQYHQRIHKREKPFECSECGKRFIENSALQKHQRTHTGDKPFECSDCGKKFSRSGTLKRHQRTHTGEKPLECFECGKRFSHSRCLHRHQRMHTGEKPFKCSICGKRFIWSSSLQVHQRTHTGEKPFECSECGKRFCQSHSLQDHQRIHTGEKPFKCLDCGKTFSRRNCLQVHQRIHTGEKPFKCLECGKTFSQSGYLQDHHRTHSGEKPFKCLECGKTFSCSSRLYYHHRTHTGEKPFECSECGKRFICSSHLHCHQRTHTGEKSFKCLECGKRFSESSTLQKQQEHRGKKRCFMTALLIARINS